One segment of Erigeron canadensis isolate Cc75 chromosome 2, C_canadensis_v1, whole genome shotgun sequence DNA contains the following:
- the LOC122586845 gene encoding uncharacterized protein LOC122586845 isoform X3 codes for MEMESIWWLRGGWMISYSVAVVTLVSVWHLLKLIIQIIPSYSSFSRLWNSPSASASAAQSNHPVHTTTNTNNNNRIMISSSHNGGLITDFDLKLLMDNLEDDADTWETVVERRNNSLSYSVKCCKPKDGGPLKYLSTTIFNFCSSETLRDFYMDNFYRMEWDKTLIDHRQLQVDENSGTEIGRTIKKFPLLTPREYILAWRLWEGRDQTYYCYSKECDHPLAPTQKKYVRVSLFRSGWRIKAVPGGNSCQIKMVHQEDAGLNVEMAKVIFAKGIWSYVCTTSIGIHEQH; via the exons ATGGAGATGGAGAGTATATGGTGGTTAAGGGGAGGATGGATGATTAGTTACAGTGTTGCTGTGGTAACACTCGTATCTGTGTGGCACTTGCTTAAATTAATTATTCAAATCATACCATCATACTCCTCCTTCTCAAGATTATGGAACTCCCCTTCCGCTTCCGCTTCTGCTGCCCAATCCAACCATCCCGTTCATACTACcactaatactaataataataatag AATAATGATATCTTCATCACATAATGGAGGGCTCATTACTGATTTTGATCTTAAACTTCTCATGGATAATTTGGAAGATGATGCCGACACCTGGGAGACTGTTGTTGAAAGAAGAAATAATTCACTCTCTTACTCTGTAAAGTGTTGCAAACCCAAG GATGGTGGTCCCCTCAAGTATTTGAGTACAACAATCTTTAACTTTTGCTCTTCTGAGACACTTAGAGACTTTTACATGGATAATTTTTATAGAATGGAGTGGGACAAGACCTTGATTGACCATCGGCAGTTGCAGGTGGATGAGAATAGTGGTACTGAAATTGGCCGTACAATTAAAAAATTCCCCCTTTTGACTCCTAGGGAATACATTCTAGCATGGAGGCTATGGGAAGGAAGAGATCAAACCTATTATTGTTACAGTAAG GAATGTGACCATCCTTTAGCTCCAACACAAAAGAAGTATGTACGGGTTAGCCTTTTCAGGTCTGGTTGGAGAATCAAGGCAG TACCTGGAGGAAATTCATGTCAGATCAAAATGGTTCACCAAGAAGATGCTGGCTTGAATGTTGAAATGGCAAAAGTTATCTTTGCCAAAGGCATATGGAGCTATGTAT GTACCACTTCCATTGGAATCCACGAGCAACATTGA
- the LOC122586845 gene encoding uncharacterized protein LOC122586845 isoform X2 translates to MEMESIWWLRGGWMISYSVAVVTLVSVWHLLKLIIQIIPSYSSFSRLWNSPSASASAAQSNHPVHTTTNTNNNNRIMISSSHNGGLITDFDLKLLMDNLEDDADTWETVVERRNNSLSYSVKCCKPKDGGPLKYLSTTIFNFCSSETLRDFYMDNFYRMEWDKTLIDHRQLQVDENSGTEIGRTIKKFPLLTPREYILAWRLWEGRDQTYYCYSKECDHPLAPTQKKYVRVSLFRSGWRIKAVPGGNSCQIKMVHQEDAGLNVEMAKVIFAKGIWSYVPLPLESTSNIDAIAHSEVSYDWSEKEISRKSSKKLLVNGLILAGGVICLARGHTNFSAKVAMSYALSKLTKRHRSKEPSLH, encoded by the exons ATGGAGATGGAGAGTATATGGTGGTTAAGGGGAGGATGGATGATTAGTTACAGTGTTGCTGTGGTAACACTCGTATCTGTGTGGCACTTGCTTAAATTAATTATTCAAATCATACCATCATACTCCTCCTTCTCAAGATTATGGAACTCCCCTTCCGCTTCCGCTTCTGCTGCCCAATCCAACCATCCCGTTCATACTACcactaatactaataataataatag AATAATGATATCTTCATCACATAATGGAGGGCTCATTACTGATTTTGATCTTAAACTTCTCATGGATAATTTGGAAGATGATGCCGACACCTGGGAGACTGTTGTTGAAAGAAGAAATAATTCACTCTCTTACTCTGTAAAGTGTTGCAAACCCAAG GATGGTGGTCCCCTCAAGTATTTGAGTACAACAATCTTTAACTTTTGCTCTTCTGAGACACTTAGAGACTTTTACATGGATAATTTTTATAGAATGGAGTGGGACAAGACCTTGATTGACCATCGGCAGTTGCAGGTGGATGAGAATAGTGGTACTGAAATTGGCCGTACAATTAAAAAATTCCCCCTTTTGACTCCTAGGGAATACATTCTAGCATGGAGGCTATGGGAAGGAAGAGATCAAACCTATTATTGTTACAGTAAG GAATGTGACCATCCTTTAGCTCCAACACAAAAGAAGTATGTACGGGTTAGCCTTTTCAGGTCTGGTTGGAGAATCAAGGCAG TACCTGGAGGAAATTCATGTCAGATCAAAATGGTTCACCAAGAAGATGCTGGCTTGAATGTTGAAATGGCAAAAGTTATCTTTGCCAAAGGCATATGGAGCTAT GTACCACTTCCATTGGAATCCACGAGCAACATTGATGCCATAGCTCATTCAGAAGTCTCTTATGATTGGAGTGAGAAAGAAATATCACGAAAGTCTTCAAAGAAATTGTTAGTGAATGGGTTGATCCTTGCTGGTGGCGTGATTTGTCTGGCTCGTGGACACACCAACTTCAGTGCGAAGGTAGCCATGTCATACGCACTAAGTAAGTTGACAAAGCGGCACAGAAGTAAAGAACCTTCTTTACACTAA
- the LOC122586845 gene encoding uncharacterized protein LOC122586845 isoform X1, translating into MEMESIWWLRGGWMISYSVAVVTLVSVWHLLKLIIQIIPSYSSFSRLWNSPSASASAAQSNHPVHTTTNTNNNNRIMISSSHNGGLITDFDLKLLMDNLEDDADTWETVVERRNNSLSYSVKCCKPKDGGPLKYLSTTIFNFCSSETLRDFYMDNFYRMEWDKTLIDHRQLQVDENSGTEIGRTIKKFPLLTPREYILAWRLWEGRDQTYYCYSKECDHPLAPTQKKYVRVSLFRSGWRIKAVPGGNSCQIKMVHQEDAGLNVEMAKVIFAKGIWSYVCKMDNALRMYSAIKRLQLTSTISAITLVQKVPLPLESTSNIDAIAHSEVSYDWSEKEISRKSSKKLLVNGLILAGGVICLARGHTNFSAKVAMSYALSKLTKRHRSKEPSLH; encoded by the exons ATGGAGATGGAGAGTATATGGTGGTTAAGGGGAGGATGGATGATTAGTTACAGTGTTGCTGTGGTAACACTCGTATCTGTGTGGCACTTGCTTAAATTAATTATTCAAATCATACCATCATACTCCTCCTTCTCAAGATTATGGAACTCCCCTTCCGCTTCCGCTTCTGCTGCCCAATCCAACCATCCCGTTCATACTACcactaatactaataataataatag AATAATGATATCTTCATCACATAATGGAGGGCTCATTACTGATTTTGATCTTAAACTTCTCATGGATAATTTGGAAGATGATGCCGACACCTGGGAGACTGTTGTTGAAAGAAGAAATAATTCACTCTCTTACTCTGTAAAGTGTTGCAAACCCAAG GATGGTGGTCCCCTCAAGTATTTGAGTACAACAATCTTTAACTTTTGCTCTTCTGAGACACTTAGAGACTTTTACATGGATAATTTTTATAGAATGGAGTGGGACAAGACCTTGATTGACCATCGGCAGTTGCAGGTGGATGAGAATAGTGGTACTGAAATTGGCCGTACAATTAAAAAATTCCCCCTTTTGACTCCTAGGGAATACATTCTAGCATGGAGGCTATGGGAAGGAAGAGATCAAACCTATTATTGTTACAGTAAG GAATGTGACCATCCTTTAGCTCCAACACAAAAGAAGTATGTACGGGTTAGCCTTTTCAGGTCTGGTTGGAGAATCAAGGCAG TACCTGGAGGAAATTCATGTCAGATCAAAATGGTTCACCAAGAAGATGCTGGCTTGAATGTTGAAATGGCAAAAGTTATCTTTGCCAAAGGCATATGGAGCTATGTATGTAAGATGGATAATGCTCTTCGAATGTATTCTGCCATAAAACGTCTTCAACTGACTTCAACTATTAGTGCAATCACACTTGTGCAGAAG GTACCACTTCCATTGGAATCCACGAGCAACATTGATGCCATAGCTCATTCAGAAGTCTCTTATGATTGGAGTGAGAAAGAAATATCACGAAAGTCTTCAAAGAAATTGTTAGTGAATGGGTTGATCCTTGCTGGTGGCGTGATTTGTCTGGCTCGTGGACACACCAACTTCAGTGCGAAGGTAGCCATGTCATACGCACTAAGTAAGTTGACAAAGCGGCACAGAAGTAAAGAACCTTCTTTACACTAA